From the genome of Oligoflexus sp.:
AAGAGCCAGCCCGCCCCGGACCTGGATGCAGCGCCTCAGGAATTTTTTTAGAGCCCTGATTTCATTGGTTAATCAAAGACCACGGTTTTGTTGCCATAGACCAGGACCCGGTGCTCCACATGCTGATAAACGGCCCGGGCCAGCACGATTTTTTCCAGATCCTTACCCTTGCGCACCAGGGCCTTGATATTGTCGCGATGACTGACGCGGCCCACATCCTGTTCGATGATGGGGCCTTCATCCAGATCCTGGGTCACATAATGCGCGGTGGCGCCGATGATTTTCACGCCGCGGCTGAAGGCCTGATGATAGGGACTGGCGCCGGGAAATGCCGGCAGAAACGAGTGATGAATATTGATGACCTGGGGAAAGGCTTTCAGAAAATCCGGGCTGAGCACCTGCATGTACTTGGCCAGCACCACGAGTTCGATCTGGTGCTGCTTCAAAAGTTCGAGGGCTTTTTTTTCCTGCTCGGCTTTGTTGGTCCCCGTGATCGGCAGATGGACGAAGGGCACGTGGAACTGTTCGGCGATCGCGCCCAGGTCCGGATGATTGCTGACGATCAGACCGATATCGGCCCTGAGATCACCGCTGCGCTGCCGACCGAGCAGAT
Proteins encoded in this window:
- the purU gene encoding formyltetrahydrofolate deformylase, with translation MESVRAILLASCRDQRGVVAGLSQFIYENNGNITDADQHRDPEADIFCTRLEWELDGFRLPRERIATEFSSTAKKLGLTWSLHFTDQRPKLSIWVSKQDHCLLDLLGRQRSGDLRADIGLIVSNHPDLGAIAEQFHVPFVHLPITGTNKAEQEKKALELLKQHQIELVVLAKYMQVLSPDFLKAFPQVINIHHSFLPAFPGASPYHQAFSRGVKIIGATAHYVTQDLDEGPIIEQDVGRVSHRDNIKALVRKGKDLEKIVLARAVYQHVEHRVLVYGNKTVVFD